From Solanum lycopersicum chromosome 8, SLM_r2.1, the proteins below share one genomic window:
- the LOC101247640 gene encoding serine/threonine-protein kinase RUNKEL isoform X1: MNQYHIYEAIGRGKHSTVYKGRKKKTIEYFAIKSVDKSQKNKVLHEVRILHSLDHANVLKFYSWYETSAHLWLVLEYCVGGNLMSLLQQDGKLPEDSIHDLACGLVRALLYLHSKGIIYCDLKPSNILLDENGITKLCDFGLARKLSDISKTPSSQLPQIKRGTPYYMAPELFQDGGVHSYASDFWALGCVLFECYAGIPPFVGKEFTQLVRSVISDPTPALPGTPSRPLVNLINSLLIKDPSERMQWPELAGHAFWKTRFAPVPLPPQPAFDNMIEMSSKQCLSERNSEKPIQNKTPQKTREKDSKVSLKHDENSNTGSRGYVTPIKGISSGRKAQAKGSGKTTDDKQKDTSNNTRGVNLLRLSRIAKSNLMRENEKENYRRPLPNNSENDAELKVENTDMELDFNENNEDDTQDEPDETDSTQSPESTTSTPNLTEGNMEEMDIDSRHPDTPAVVNTPCSDYSRTSDHEQSSKYEVAAMLPNDSPQLKTPVIKENSANISDISKPSTNLSDILWHPSDLSVRPVMPSRKSDKGSDAIPSLPFDAPQLSDFVKMSKEQLDSFNSRIISIVSGNTPSGEKQNVIRYLELLSSNADAANILTNGSIMLVLVKMLRHSKVTLLRAQLASLIGLLIRHSTFIGDELANSGILGALTDGLRDRQEKVRRFSMAALGELLFYISTQNEHARDNKPMESPSKDSRPSSCWQVTSPIISLVSSLLRNGEDDITQLYALRTIENISSQGGYWSARFTSQDVITNLCYIFRAPGKQESMRLTAGSCLARLVRFSPSSIQRVMEKLSFKDMVSSLVKRNPREQQICLNILNMTLLESHTLPSIGRYLLALVEDKNLVLNLVTLIEQGSEVLKGKALIFVALLCMNGKRWLPLFFCNAKLLSTVDRLVKEKDDFVKQCLDALGMVIASTVPSLLECISGDIQQLKGGKRRGQIISVTSRNSSKNSMHLFPVVLHLLGCASLKRRVANHQVLQQLANLLKLVESPFQGRDDFQITLLRVLESIAEEMSLVQDSSSIFISQILPSLSVVYKGNKDGDARFLCLKILFDVMVILLDETSENEQKPENLKSISNSYFLPLYPSLIEDEDPIPVYAQKLLVMLIEYNHINIADIVHMKIISQCFEFLLGDFSTANVNNVLLCLALTSAPELETKSLSQLKVVRKIGSLLEFVYAKEMEDFIEPTLRLCRAFLLRSVGTVRGSMFAKEPVRLYENSSDGASAFDQNECIRDIMDFGENVGVLLELTHLNEINVADLASECLILLLKAAPREATTGFLTNLPKVSLILESWRQSISHLLLQRILIALGYSCRQYLSHAMILSISLPEISKIEGIVSQVKSSTIPSLVDAVSRAALELQRLPRCI; the protein is encoded by the exons atgaatcaatatcatatatatgaagCTATTGGCCGTGGAAAACACTCG ACTGTATATAAAGGGAGGAAAAAGAAGACAATAGAGTATTTTGCGATTAAAAGTGTGGATAAATCTCAGAAAAACAAGGTTCTTCACGAA GTCAGAATTCTTCATTCTCTAGATCATGCAAATGTGTTGAAGTTCTACTCCTG GTATGAAACATCTGCACACCTGTGGTTGGTTTTAGAATATTGTGTTGGAGGAAATCTCATGAGCTTGCTTCAGCAG GATGGTAAGCTTCCTGAAGATTCAATTCATGATCTTGCTTGTGGCCTTGTTAGAGCTCTTCT ATACTTACATTCAAAGGGAATAATTTATTGCGACTTAAAGCCATCAAACATCCTATTGGATGAAAATGGAATcacaaag CTGTGTGATTTTGGATTAGCAAGAAAATTGAGTGATATATCAAAGACACCTTCCTCCCAG TTACCACAAATAAAGCGAGGAACCCCATATTACATGGCTCCAGAGCTTTTCCAAGATGGAGGGGTCCATTCCTATGCCTCTGATTTCTGGGCTCTTGGTTGTGTCTTGTTTGAATGCTATGCTGGGATACCTCCTTTTGTTGGCAAAGAATTTACCCAGCTAGTGAGATCAGTCATTTCTGATCCAACTCCAGCACTTCCTGGCACGCCAAGCCGCCCCTTGGTCAATCTGATTAATTCTCTTCTTATAAAAGATCCTTCTGAAAGAATGCAGTGGCCCGAGCTTGCAGGACATGCTTTCTGGAAAACAAGATTTGCTCCAGTGCCATTACCTCCTCAGCCTGCTTTTGATAATATGATAGAAATGTCTTCTAAGCAATGCCTTTCAGAAAGGAACAGTGAAAAGCCAATACAAAACAAGACCCCACAAAAGACTCGTGAAAAAGATTCTAAGGTGTCCCTCAAGCATGATGAAAATTCAAATACTGGATCCAGAGGTTACGTGACACCAATTAAAGGCATATCCAGTGGCCGGAAAGCTCAAGCGAAGGGTTCTGGCAAGACAACTGATGACAAGCAGAAAGACACCTCGAACAATACTAGAGGTGTCAATCTATTACGTCTTTCAAGAATtgcaaaatcaaatttaatgaGGGAGAATGAGAAGGAGAACTACCGTAGGCCACTGCCTAATAACTCTGAGAATGATGCTGAACTTAAGGTTGAAAATACTGACATGGAACTTGACTTTAATGAGAATAATGAGGATGATACACAAGATGAACCTGATGAAACTGATAGCACTCAGAGTCCCGAGTCAACTACTTCAACTCCAAATCTGACGGAGGGTAATATGGAAGAGATGGATATTGATAGCAGACATCCAGATACACCAGCTGTGGTTAATACACCTTGCTCAGATTATTCAAggacatctgaccatgaacagtCTTCTAAATATGAAGTGGCTGCTATGCTACCTAATGATAGCCCTCAGCTAAAGACTCCTGTGATTAAAGAGAACTCTGCGAATATCTCTGATATCTCAAAACCATCTACGAACCTTTCAGATATTCTTTGGCATCCATCTGATCTCTCAGTCAGACCTGTAATGCCTAGCAGAAAATCAGATAAAGGTTCAGATGCAATTCCTTCACTTCCATTCGATGCACCTCAACTGTCTGATTTTGTCAAAATGTCGAAGGAGCAATTAGACTCTTTTAATAGTAGAATCATCAGTATTGTTAGTGGGAATACTCCCTCAGGGGAGAAGCAAAATGTGATCAGATACCTTGAGCTTTTGAGCAGCAATGCTGATGCAGCCAACATCTTGACCAATGGGTCTATTATGCTGGTTCTAGTCAAAATGCTTCGTCACTCCAAGGTTACTCTGTTGCGTGCTCAACTTGCTTCACTTATCGGTTTGTTGATTCGTCACTCAACTTTTATTGGGGATGAGCTGGCAAATTCTGGAATATTAGGTGCACTAACTGATGGTCTGAGAGACAGGCAAGAAAAAGTGAGAAGGTTTTCCATGGCTGCTTTGGgtgaattactattttatatatctaCTCAAAATGAGCATGCTCGGGATAACAAACCAATGGAATCTCCATCTAAGGACAGCCGACCCTCATCCTGTTGGCAG GTGACAAGTCCAATAATTTCATTGGTTTCATCACTTTTACGGAACGGAGAAGATGATATTACTCAACTTTATGCTCTGAGGACAATTGAAAATATCTCCAGTCAAGGAGGGTACTGGTCTGCTCGTTTCACCAGCCAAGATGTCATTACTAACCTCTGCTACATATTTAGGGCTCCTGGAAAGCAGGAGAGCATGAGGCTGACAGCAGGGTCTTGCTTGGCTCGTCTTGTTCGTTTTAGCCCTTCTAGTATTCAACGAGTCATGGAAAAACTTTCATTCAAGGATATGGTTTCAAGCCTGGTCAAGCGTAATCCACGAGAGCAACAAATCTGCTTAAACATTCTGAACATGACTCTCCTAGAAAGTCATACACTTCCAAGTATTGGAAGGTACCTTCTTGCCTTGGTCGAAGACAAGAATCTTGTTCTGAATCTTGTGACTCTAATTGAGCAGGGAAGTGAAGTTTTGAAGGGAAAGGCACTCATATTTGTGGCTCTACTTTGTATGAATGGAAAGAGGTGGCTGCCACTATTCTTTTGCAATGCTAAACTGCTCTCAACCGTTGATAGGTTGGTTAAGGAGAAGGATGACTTTGTGAAGCAGTGTTTAGATGCACTTGGGATGGTTATCGCATCAACTGTACCAAGTTTGCTTGAATGTATATCTGGGGACATTCAGCAACTGAAGGGTGGTAAACGCCGTGGGCAGATAATTAGTGTCACAAGTCGAAATTCTTCTAAGAACAGTATGCATTTATTTCCTGTTGTTCTCCATCTTCTTGGGTGCGCTTCACTGAAAAGAAGGGTTGCTAATCATCAGGTTCTGCAACAGTTGGCAAATCTACTTAAACTGGTGGAGTCTCCTTTCCAG GGTAGAGATGATTTTCAGATAACACTTTTACGTGTTCTTGAGTCTATAGCAGAGGAGATGTCTCTGGTTCAAGATAGTTCTAGCATTTTTATTAGCCAGATTCTACCTAGTTTATCTGTTGTTTACAAAGGGAATAAAGATGGAGATGCCAGATTCTTGTGCCTGAAGATTTTGTTTGATGTGATGGTCATTTTACTGGATGAAACATCTGAAAATGAACAGAAGCCGGAGAATTTGAAGTCCATATCTAATTCTTACTTCCTCCCTCTCTACCCCTCTTTGATTGAGGATGAGGACCCAATACCTGTGTATGCTCAGAAACTTCTTGTGATGCTCATCGAGTATAACCATATAAATATTGCAGACATTGTCCACATGAAGATAATCTCCCAGTGCTTTGAATTTCTCCTTGGTGATTTCTCAACTGCAAATGTCAACAATGTACTGCTCTGCTTGGCTCTTACATCTGCTCCAGAGCTGGAAACCAAATCTCTCTCCCAACTAAAAGTTGTCAGAAAGATCGGAAGCCTTTTGGAATTTGTATATGCTAAGGAGATGGAAGATTTCATTGAACCTACACTTCGTTTGTGTAGGGCTTTCCTTTTACGCTCAGTAGGCACTGTGAGAGGCTCTATGTTTGCAAAAGAACCTGTTCGTTTATATGAAAATTCCTCAGATGGAGCTAGTGCCTTTGATCAAAATGAATGCATCAGAGATATTATGGACTTTGGTGAAAATGTTGGGGTCTTATTAGAACTCACCCATCTGAATGAGATTAATGTTGCAGATTTAGCTTCTGAATGCTTAATTTTATTGCTCAAGGCAGCTCCAAGGGAAGCTACCACTGGGTTCCTGACAAATCTTCCCAAAGTCAGTCTCATCCTTGAGTCATGGAGACAAAGCATATCTCACTTGCTGTTGCAACGAATTCTGATCGCACTTGGTTATTCTTGTAGACAGTACCTGTCACATGCTATGATATTGTCAATAAGTTTGCCTGAGATATCGAAAATCGAAGGGATTGTTTCTCAGGTCAAAAGCTCCACAATACCATCTCTCGTTGATGCTGTTTCTCGTGCAGCATTGGAGCTTCAGAGACTGCCTCGTTGcatttga
- the LOC101247640 gene encoding serine/threonine-protein kinase RUNKEL isoform X2, with translation MYILLVRILHSLDHANVLKFYSWYETSAHLWLVLEYCVGGNLMSLLQQDGKLPEDSIHDLACGLVRALLYLHSKGIIYCDLKPSNILLDENGITKLCDFGLARKLSDISKTPSSQLPQIKRGTPYYMAPELFQDGGVHSYASDFWALGCVLFECYAGIPPFVGKEFTQLVRSVISDPTPALPGTPSRPLVNLINSLLIKDPSERMQWPELAGHAFWKTRFAPVPLPPQPAFDNMIEMSSKQCLSERNSEKPIQNKTPQKTREKDSKVSLKHDENSNTGSRGYVTPIKGISSGRKAQAKGSGKTTDDKQKDTSNNTRGVNLLRLSRIAKSNLMRENEKENYRRPLPNNSENDAELKVENTDMELDFNENNEDDTQDEPDETDSTQSPESTTSTPNLTEGNMEEMDIDSRHPDTPAVVNTPCSDYSRTSDHEQSSKYEVAAMLPNDSPQLKTPVIKENSANISDISKPSTNLSDILWHPSDLSVRPVMPSRKSDKGSDAIPSLPFDAPQLSDFVKMSKEQLDSFNSRIISIVSGNTPSGEKQNVIRYLELLSSNADAANILTNGSIMLVLVKMLRHSKVTLLRAQLASLIGLLIRHSTFIGDELANSGILGALTDGLRDRQEKVRRFSMAALGELLFYISTQNEHARDNKPMESPSKDSRPSSCWQVTSPIISLVSSLLRNGEDDITQLYALRTIENISSQGGYWSARFTSQDVITNLCYIFRAPGKQESMRLTAGSCLARLVRFSPSSIQRVMEKLSFKDMVSSLVKRNPREQQICLNILNMTLLESHTLPSIGRYLLALVEDKNLVLNLVTLIEQGSEVLKGKALIFVALLCMNGKRWLPLFFCNAKLLSTVDRLVKEKDDFVKQCLDALGMVIASTVPSLLECISGDIQQLKGGKRRGQIISVTSRNSSKNSMHLFPVVLHLLGCASLKRRVANHQVLQQLANLLKLVESPFQGRDDFQITLLRVLESIAEEMSLVQDSSSIFISQILPSLSVVYKGNKDGDARFLCLKILFDVMVILLDETSENEQKPENLKSISNSYFLPLYPSLIEDEDPIPVYAQKLLVMLIEYNHINIADIVHMKIISQCFEFLLGDFSTANVNNVLLCLALTSAPELETKSLSQLKVVRKIGSLLEFVYAKEMEDFIEPTLRLCRAFLLRSVGTVRGSMFAKEPVRLYENSSDGASAFDQNECIRDIMDFGENVGVLLELTHLNEINVADLASECLILLLKAAPREATTGFLTNLPKVSLILESWRQSISHLLLQRILIALGYSCRQYLSHAMILSISLPEISKIEGIVSQVKSSTIPSLVDAVSRAALELQRLPRCI, from the exons ATGTATATTCTTTTA GTCAGAATTCTTCATTCTCTAGATCATGCAAATGTGTTGAAGTTCTACTCCTG GTATGAAACATCTGCACACCTGTGGTTGGTTTTAGAATATTGTGTTGGAGGAAATCTCATGAGCTTGCTTCAGCAG GATGGTAAGCTTCCTGAAGATTCAATTCATGATCTTGCTTGTGGCCTTGTTAGAGCTCTTCT ATACTTACATTCAAAGGGAATAATTTATTGCGACTTAAAGCCATCAAACATCCTATTGGATGAAAATGGAATcacaaag CTGTGTGATTTTGGATTAGCAAGAAAATTGAGTGATATATCAAAGACACCTTCCTCCCAG TTACCACAAATAAAGCGAGGAACCCCATATTACATGGCTCCAGAGCTTTTCCAAGATGGAGGGGTCCATTCCTATGCCTCTGATTTCTGGGCTCTTGGTTGTGTCTTGTTTGAATGCTATGCTGGGATACCTCCTTTTGTTGGCAAAGAATTTACCCAGCTAGTGAGATCAGTCATTTCTGATCCAACTCCAGCACTTCCTGGCACGCCAAGCCGCCCCTTGGTCAATCTGATTAATTCTCTTCTTATAAAAGATCCTTCTGAAAGAATGCAGTGGCCCGAGCTTGCAGGACATGCTTTCTGGAAAACAAGATTTGCTCCAGTGCCATTACCTCCTCAGCCTGCTTTTGATAATATGATAGAAATGTCTTCTAAGCAATGCCTTTCAGAAAGGAACAGTGAAAAGCCAATACAAAACAAGACCCCACAAAAGACTCGTGAAAAAGATTCTAAGGTGTCCCTCAAGCATGATGAAAATTCAAATACTGGATCCAGAGGTTACGTGACACCAATTAAAGGCATATCCAGTGGCCGGAAAGCTCAAGCGAAGGGTTCTGGCAAGACAACTGATGACAAGCAGAAAGACACCTCGAACAATACTAGAGGTGTCAATCTATTACGTCTTTCAAGAATtgcaaaatcaaatttaatgaGGGAGAATGAGAAGGAGAACTACCGTAGGCCACTGCCTAATAACTCTGAGAATGATGCTGAACTTAAGGTTGAAAATACTGACATGGAACTTGACTTTAATGAGAATAATGAGGATGATACACAAGATGAACCTGATGAAACTGATAGCACTCAGAGTCCCGAGTCAACTACTTCAACTCCAAATCTGACGGAGGGTAATATGGAAGAGATGGATATTGATAGCAGACATCCAGATACACCAGCTGTGGTTAATACACCTTGCTCAGATTATTCAAggacatctgaccatgaacagtCTTCTAAATATGAAGTGGCTGCTATGCTACCTAATGATAGCCCTCAGCTAAAGACTCCTGTGATTAAAGAGAACTCTGCGAATATCTCTGATATCTCAAAACCATCTACGAACCTTTCAGATATTCTTTGGCATCCATCTGATCTCTCAGTCAGACCTGTAATGCCTAGCAGAAAATCAGATAAAGGTTCAGATGCAATTCCTTCACTTCCATTCGATGCACCTCAACTGTCTGATTTTGTCAAAATGTCGAAGGAGCAATTAGACTCTTTTAATAGTAGAATCATCAGTATTGTTAGTGGGAATACTCCCTCAGGGGAGAAGCAAAATGTGATCAGATACCTTGAGCTTTTGAGCAGCAATGCTGATGCAGCCAACATCTTGACCAATGGGTCTATTATGCTGGTTCTAGTCAAAATGCTTCGTCACTCCAAGGTTACTCTGTTGCGTGCTCAACTTGCTTCACTTATCGGTTTGTTGATTCGTCACTCAACTTTTATTGGGGATGAGCTGGCAAATTCTGGAATATTAGGTGCACTAACTGATGGTCTGAGAGACAGGCAAGAAAAAGTGAGAAGGTTTTCCATGGCTGCTTTGGgtgaattactattttatatatctaCTCAAAATGAGCATGCTCGGGATAACAAACCAATGGAATCTCCATCTAAGGACAGCCGACCCTCATCCTGTTGGCAG GTGACAAGTCCAATAATTTCATTGGTTTCATCACTTTTACGGAACGGAGAAGATGATATTACTCAACTTTATGCTCTGAGGACAATTGAAAATATCTCCAGTCAAGGAGGGTACTGGTCTGCTCGTTTCACCAGCCAAGATGTCATTACTAACCTCTGCTACATATTTAGGGCTCCTGGAAAGCAGGAGAGCATGAGGCTGACAGCAGGGTCTTGCTTGGCTCGTCTTGTTCGTTTTAGCCCTTCTAGTATTCAACGAGTCATGGAAAAACTTTCATTCAAGGATATGGTTTCAAGCCTGGTCAAGCGTAATCCACGAGAGCAACAAATCTGCTTAAACATTCTGAACATGACTCTCCTAGAAAGTCATACACTTCCAAGTATTGGAAGGTACCTTCTTGCCTTGGTCGAAGACAAGAATCTTGTTCTGAATCTTGTGACTCTAATTGAGCAGGGAAGTGAAGTTTTGAAGGGAAAGGCACTCATATTTGTGGCTCTACTTTGTATGAATGGAAAGAGGTGGCTGCCACTATTCTTTTGCAATGCTAAACTGCTCTCAACCGTTGATAGGTTGGTTAAGGAGAAGGATGACTTTGTGAAGCAGTGTTTAGATGCACTTGGGATGGTTATCGCATCAACTGTACCAAGTTTGCTTGAATGTATATCTGGGGACATTCAGCAACTGAAGGGTGGTAAACGCCGTGGGCAGATAATTAGTGTCACAAGTCGAAATTCTTCTAAGAACAGTATGCATTTATTTCCTGTTGTTCTCCATCTTCTTGGGTGCGCTTCACTGAAAAGAAGGGTTGCTAATCATCAGGTTCTGCAACAGTTGGCAAATCTACTTAAACTGGTGGAGTCTCCTTTCCAG GGTAGAGATGATTTTCAGATAACACTTTTACGTGTTCTTGAGTCTATAGCAGAGGAGATGTCTCTGGTTCAAGATAGTTCTAGCATTTTTATTAGCCAGATTCTACCTAGTTTATCTGTTGTTTACAAAGGGAATAAAGATGGAGATGCCAGATTCTTGTGCCTGAAGATTTTGTTTGATGTGATGGTCATTTTACTGGATGAAACATCTGAAAATGAACAGAAGCCGGAGAATTTGAAGTCCATATCTAATTCTTACTTCCTCCCTCTCTACCCCTCTTTGATTGAGGATGAGGACCCAATACCTGTGTATGCTCAGAAACTTCTTGTGATGCTCATCGAGTATAACCATATAAATATTGCAGACATTGTCCACATGAAGATAATCTCCCAGTGCTTTGAATTTCTCCTTGGTGATTTCTCAACTGCAAATGTCAACAATGTACTGCTCTGCTTGGCTCTTACATCTGCTCCAGAGCTGGAAACCAAATCTCTCTCCCAACTAAAAGTTGTCAGAAAGATCGGAAGCCTTTTGGAATTTGTATATGCTAAGGAGATGGAAGATTTCATTGAACCTACACTTCGTTTGTGTAGGGCTTTCCTTTTACGCTCAGTAGGCACTGTGAGAGGCTCTATGTTTGCAAAAGAACCTGTTCGTTTATATGAAAATTCCTCAGATGGAGCTAGTGCCTTTGATCAAAATGAATGCATCAGAGATATTATGGACTTTGGTGAAAATGTTGGGGTCTTATTAGAACTCACCCATCTGAATGAGATTAATGTTGCAGATTTAGCTTCTGAATGCTTAATTTTATTGCTCAAGGCAGCTCCAAGGGAAGCTACCACTGGGTTCCTGACAAATCTTCCCAAAGTCAGTCTCATCCTTGAGTCATGGAGACAAAGCATATCTCACTTGCTGTTGCAACGAATTCTGATCGCACTTGGTTATTCTTGTAGACAGTACCTGTCACATGCTATGATATTGTCAATAAGTTTGCCTGAGATATCGAAAATCGAAGGGATTGTTTCTCAGGTCAAAAGCTCCACAATACCATCTCTCGTTGATGCTGTTTCTCGTGCAGCATTGGAGCTTCAGAGACTGCCTCGTTGcatttga